A section of the Malania oleifera isolate guangnan ecotype guangnan chromosome 2, ASM2987363v1, whole genome shotgun sequence genome encodes:
- the LOC131148752 gene encoding uncharacterized protein LOC131148752 isoform X2 codes for MGVKVATTCVHWSQPIVPHSTHSSQTLASAISSPSKKRSRSSEGVLVCRYVQRLDRSALFGTSSSRLYRSRSCENQKSRAQTLTRACSASFDASSDEEFAKKIQELALRFQVSDDDEDISSTADAESETNPDSRDEQSENGADNSSIINGEISFVQDRRQFLHSKIVPIEPPWPTLRREPPDWPGRDEIIPANIERKANSVDLPLSLRMIKRKKQWQEGFREAGESAYCSVKKAFSSMVFIIRELHSYSLQMREVLFYEDLQGILVRVQKEMHASFVWLFQQVFSHTPTLMVYVMILLANYTVTSMASNSAIAASQPPETYVSVVETQDQLPQKFDSSAIKTFTASSSGGKTTFIGGNGGGGGGGKARSAAGGTDGDGTFDPSEHHRRIVPEGTSQVSSMGNPAPAREEAESVSGREEELSLWNSVVEDAAKMQAAFRDEALDQETMQRFVSPVTTKIEPDNYSDYFQTELLYQVGLAQDSNNALLLANYAQFLYLVARDYDRAEEYFKRAVGVEPPDAEAYNKYAGFLWMGKKDLWAAEETYLEAISADPTNTYYAANYAHFLWSTGGEDTCFPLSTPDEADDDNPIPDHSA; via the exons ATGGGAGTGAAAGTGGCGACGACTTGTGTGCATTGGTCGCAGCCAATTGTTCCTCATTCTACTCACTCCTCTCAAACCCTAGCTTCTGCAATTTCGTCCCCTTCGAAGAAGAGGAGTCGCAGTTCCGAAGGAGTTCTCGTGTGCCGGTATGTACAGAGATTGGACCGATCGGCTCTGTTCGGAACGTCGTCGTCCAGGCTCTACAGGTCCCGATCGTGCGAGAACCAGAAATCGAGGGCTCAAACCCTAACGAGAGCGTGCAGCGCCAGCTTCGACGCGTCCTCGGACGAAGAATTCGCGAAGAAGATTCAAGAATTGGCGCTGAGATTCCAAGTTTCCGACGATGACGAAGACATCAGCAGCACCGCGGATGCAGAATCGGAAACAAATCCCGATTCCAGAGACGAACAGAGCGAGAATGGCGCCGATAATTCTTCTATAATCAACGGCGAAATCAGCTTCGTCCAAGATAGAAGACAATTTCTGCATTCGAAGATCGTCCCCATTGAGCCTCCATGGCCCACACTTCGCCGGGAGCCGCCGGACTGGCCCGGAAGAGACGAAATTATTCCAGCGAACATAGAGCGGAAGGCGAACAGCGTCGATCTCCCGCTCTCCCTCAGGATGATAAAGAGGAAGAAGCAGTGGCAGGAAGGATTCAGAGAAGCAGGGGAGTCCGCTTACTGTTCCGTAAAGAAGGCGTTCTCTTCAATGGTGTTCATAATTCGAGAGCTCCACAGCTACTCATTACAGATGCGAGAGGTCCTCTTCTACGAAGATCTTCAGGGGATTCTTGTTCGTGTACAGAAAGAAATGCACGCATCGTTCGTGTGGTTGTTTCAGCAGGTGTTCTCTCACACGCCCACTCTCATGGTCTATGTCATGATCCTCCTCGCGAACTACACAGTCACTTCCATGGCTAGCAACTCCGCAATCGCCGCTTCCCAGCCGCCGGAAACCTACGTTTCAGTGGTCGAAACACAGGATCAGCTGCCGCAGAAGTTCGACTCTTCGGCAATCAAGACATTCACGGCGTCCTCTTCCGGCGGAAAGACAACTTTCATCGGGGGAaacggcggcggcggcggcggggGAAAGGCCCGGTCGGCCGCCGGGGGCACGGACGGCGACGGGACGTTCGACCCGTCGGAACACCACCGGAGAATAGTTCCCGAAGGGACATCTCAGGTTTCTTCGATGGGGAACCCGGCGCCGGCGAGGGAAGAAGCAGAGTCGGTGTCGGGGCGGGAAGAGGAATTGAGTCTCTGGAATTCGGTGGTGGAAGACGCTGCGAAAATGCAGGCTGCTTTCAGGGACGAAGCTCTGGACCAGGAGACTATGCAGAGGTTCGTTTCGCCGGTGACGACGAAGATTGAACCCGACAACTACTCGGACTACTTCCAAACAGAGCTTCTGTATCAAGTCGGGTTGGCCCAGGACTCGAACAACGCTCTTCTCCTGGCCAACTAcgctcagttcctttacctggttgCTCGCGATTACGACAG GGCGGAGGAATACTTCAAGAGGGCGGTGGGGGTGGAGCCGCCGGACGCGGAGGCGTATAATAAGTACGCGGGGTTCTTATGGATGGGGAAGAAGGACTTGTGGGCGGCGGAGGAGACATATCTGGAGGCCATATCTGCCGACCCTACAAATACTTACTACGCAGCCAATTATGCTCATTTTCTGTGGAGCACCGGCGGCGAAGACACCTGCTTCCCGCTCTCCACTCCCGACGAAGCAGACGACGATAATCCCATCCCCGACCATTCCGCCTAG
- the LOC131148752 gene encoding uncharacterized protein LOC131148752 isoform X1, translated as MGVKVATTCVHWSQPIVPHSTHSSQTLASAISSPSKKRSRSSEGVLVCRYVQRLDRSALFGTSSSRLYRSRSCENQKSRAQTLTRACSASFDASSDEEFAKKIQELALRFQVSDDDEDISSTADAESETNPDSRDEQSENGADNSSIINGEISFVQDRRQFLHSKIVPIEPPWPTLRREPPDWPGRDEIIPANIERKANSVDLPLSLRMIKRKKQWQEGFREAGESAYCSVKKAFSSMVFIIRELHSYSLQMREVLFYEDLQGILVRVQKEMHASFVWLFQQVFSHTPTLMVYVMILLANYTVTSMASNSAIAASQPPETYVSVVETQDQLPQKFDSSAIKTFTASSSGGKTTFIGGNGGGGGGGKARSAAGGTDGDGTFDPSEHHRRIVPEGTSQVSSMGNPAPAREEAESVSGREEELSLWNSVVEDAAKMQAAFRDEALDQETMQRFVSPVTTKIEPDNYSDYFQTELLYQVGLAQDSNNALLLANYAQFLYLVARDYDRYFELYIYIFFLNRASIFKSGVEIKVEFGGNAGRRNTSRGRWGWSRRTRRRIISTRGSYGWGRRTCGRRRRHIWRPYLPTLQILTTQPIMLIFCGAPAAKTPASRSPLPTKQTTIIPSPTIPPSQNQEEETHTSTPPYLHFSLFFFFFHPKIVIIAIKYLQKKKKIHL; from the coding sequence ATGGGAGTGAAAGTGGCGACGACTTGTGTGCATTGGTCGCAGCCAATTGTTCCTCATTCTACTCACTCCTCTCAAACCCTAGCTTCTGCAATTTCGTCCCCTTCGAAGAAGAGGAGTCGCAGTTCCGAAGGAGTTCTCGTGTGCCGGTATGTACAGAGATTGGACCGATCGGCTCTGTTCGGAACGTCGTCGTCCAGGCTCTACAGGTCCCGATCGTGCGAGAACCAGAAATCGAGGGCTCAAACCCTAACGAGAGCGTGCAGCGCCAGCTTCGACGCGTCCTCGGACGAAGAATTCGCGAAGAAGATTCAAGAATTGGCGCTGAGATTCCAAGTTTCCGACGATGACGAAGACATCAGCAGCACCGCGGATGCAGAATCGGAAACAAATCCCGATTCCAGAGACGAACAGAGCGAGAATGGCGCCGATAATTCTTCTATAATCAACGGCGAAATCAGCTTCGTCCAAGATAGAAGACAATTTCTGCATTCGAAGATCGTCCCCATTGAGCCTCCATGGCCCACACTTCGCCGGGAGCCGCCGGACTGGCCCGGAAGAGACGAAATTATTCCAGCGAACATAGAGCGGAAGGCGAACAGCGTCGATCTCCCGCTCTCCCTCAGGATGATAAAGAGGAAGAAGCAGTGGCAGGAAGGATTCAGAGAAGCAGGGGAGTCCGCTTACTGTTCCGTAAAGAAGGCGTTCTCTTCAATGGTGTTCATAATTCGAGAGCTCCACAGCTACTCATTACAGATGCGAGAGGTCCTCTTCTACGAAGATCTTCAGGGGATTCTTGTTCGTGTACAGAAAGAAATGCACGCATCGTTCGTGTGGTTGTTTCAGCAGGTGTTCTCTCACACGCCCACTCTCATGGTCTATGTCATGATCCTCCTCGCGAACTACACAGTCACTTCCATGGCTAGCAACTCCGCAATCGCCGCTTCCCAGCCGCCGGAAACCTACGTTTCAGTGGTCGAAACACAGGATCAGCTGCCGCAGAAGTTCGACTCTTCGGCAATCAAGACATTCACGGCGTCCTCTTCCGGCGGAAAGACAACTTTCATCGGGGGAaacggcggcggcggcggcggggGAAAGGCCCGGTCGGCCGCCGGGGGCACGGACGGCGACGGGACGTTCGACCCGTCGGAACACCACCGGAGAATAGTTCCCGAAGGGACATCTCAGGTTTCTTCGATGGGGAACCCGGCGCCGGCGAGGGAAGAAGCAGAGTCGGTGTCGGGGCGGGAAGAGGAATTGAGTCTCTGGAATTCGGTGGTGGAAGACGCTGCGAAAATGCAGGCTGCTTTCAGGGACGAAGCTCTGGACCAGGAGACTATGCAGAGGTTCGTTTCGCCGGTGACGACGAAGATTGAACCCGACAACTACTCGGACTACTTCCAAACAGAGCTTCTGTATCAAGTCGGGTTGGCCCAGGACTCGAACAACGCTCTTCTCCTGGCCAACTAcgctcagttcctttacctggttgCTCGCGATTACGACAGGTACTtcgaattatatatatatatattctttttaaaCAGAGCTTCTATATTCAAATCTGGAGTTGAAATTAAAGTTGAATTTGGTGGAAATGCAGGGCGGAGGAATACTTCAAGAGGGCGGTGGGGGTGGAGCCGCCGGACGCGGAGGCGTATAATAAGTACGCGGGGTTCTTATGGATGGGGAAGAAGGACTTGTGGGCGGCGGAGGAGACATATCTGGAGGCCATATCTGCCGACCCTACAAATACTTACTACGCAGCCAATTATGCTCATTTTCTGTGGAGCACCGGCGGCGAAGACACCTGCTTCCCGCTCTCCACTCCCGACGAAGCAGACGACGATAATCCCATCCCCGACCATTCCGCCTAGTCAGAACCAAGAAGAAGAAACACACACTAGTACACCACCTTACCTTCACttcagtctttttttttttttttttcacccaaaaattGTTATTATAgcaataaaatatttacaaaaaaaaaaaaaaattcatctgtag
- the LOC131148694 gene encoding GDP-mannose transporter GONST2 isoform X2 translates to MSSDFKLDVVICHEGNEPELGSLNGKVSFGDGFSAAYKILGGLHGQGKRLISNIVTNAGCKAANDRSLRGNRVPFADSIKFLTGGDDKRDHGTRRTYGPLVSGIAYCISSCSMILLNKVVLSSYGFNAGVSLMFYQNFICSVVVLLLGFSGAVSVEKLNWKLIMVWLPINIIFIGMLVSGMYSLKYINIAMVTILKNVTNILTAIGELYIFRKHQNQKVWTAMFLMLTLRQVMDKAQQFTGSGSLNEISMVLLNNLLSLPLAIILIFLFDEWEYVKNTDVIKMPEFWLVSTASGFLGLAISFTSMWFLHQTGPTTYSLVGSLNKIPISIAGLVMFNVPLSLPNFFSILFGLFAGVFFAWAKMS, encoded by the exons ATGTCATCAGATTTCAAGCTGGATGTGGTTATTTGCCATGAAGGCAACGAACCAGAATTAGGCTCTTTAAATGGGAAAGTGAGCTTTGGAGATGGGTTCAGTGCAGCATACAAAATTCTTGGTGGTCTTCATGGACAAGGGAAAAGGTTAATTAGCAATATTGTAACAAATGCAGGATGCAAAGCAGCAAATGATAG GTCTTTGAGAGGGAATAGAGTCCCATTTGCTGATTCTATCAAATTTCTGACTGGTGGAGATGACAAACGGGATCATGGAACTAGAAGGACATATGGACCTCTCGTGTCTGGAATTGCTTACTGTATTTCTTCTTGCAGCATGATTTTACTGAACAAAGTAGTCCTATCAAGTTATGGCTTCAATGCTGGAGTATCGTTGATGTTTTATCAG AATTTTATCTGTTCTGTGGTTGTTCTATTGTTGGGTTTTAGTGGAGCTGTCTCGGTGGAAAAGCTGAATTGGAAACTTATAATGGTCTGGCTCCccatcaatatcatcttcattggCATGCTTGTATCAGGCATGTATAG TTTGAAATACATAAATATTGCGATGGTGACGATTCTGAAGAATGTGACAAATATTTTAACAGCAATCGGAGAGCTATATATTTTCAGGAAGCATCAGAATCAGAAAGTGTGGACTGCAATGTTTTTAATG CTCACGCTCCGGCAGGTCATGGACAAAGCTCAACAGTTCACAGGATCTGGATCACTTAATGAAATTTCAATGGTGTTGCTGAATAACttattatctttacctttggctATAATATTGATATTCTTGTTTGATGAATGGGAATATGTAAAGAACAC GGATGTGATTAAGATGCCTGAATTTTGGCTGGTTTCAACAGCTAGTGGATTTCTTGGACTTGCCATTAGCTTCACCTCTATGTGGTTTTTGCATCAAACTGGCCCCACCACTTATAG TTTGGTGGGTTCCTTGAACAAGATTCCCATATCTATTGCTGGTCTAGTGATGTTCAATGTCCCGCTTAGTCTCCCAAACTTCTTCAGCATACTATTTG GTCTATTTGCTGGAGTGTTCTTTGCCTGGGCCAAAATGTCCTGA
- the LOC131148694 gene encoding GDP-mannose transporter GONST2 isoform X1: MSSDFKLDVVICHEGNEPELGSLNGKVSFGDGFSAAYKILGGLHGQGKRLISNIVTNAGCKAANDRSLRGNRVPFADSIKFLTGGDDKRDHGTRRTYGPLVSGIAYCISSCSMILLNKVVLSSYGFNAGVSLMFYQNFICSVVVLLLGFSGAVSVEKLNWKLIMVWLPINIIFIGMLVSGMYSLKYINIAMVTILKNVTNILTAIGELYIFRKHQNQKVWTAMFLMIISAISGGITDLSFNAGGYAWQILNCVLTASYSLTLRQVMDKAQQFTGSGSLNEISMVLLNNLLSLPLAIILIFLFDEWEYVKNTDVIKMPEFWLVSTASGFLGLAISFTSMWFLHQTGPTTYSLVGSLNKIPISIAGLVMFNVPLSLPNFFSILFGLFAGVFFAWAKMS; encoded by the exons ATGTCATCAGATTTCAAGCTGGATGTGGTTATTTGCCATGAAGGCAACGAACCAGAATTAGGCTCTTTAAATGGGAAAGTGAGCTTTGGAGATGGGTTCAGTGCAGCATACAAAATTCTTGGTGGTCTTCATGGACAAGGGAAAAGGTTAATTAGCAATATTGTAACAAATGCAGGATGCAAAGCAGCAAATGATAG GTCTTTGAGAGGGAATAGAGTCCCATTTGCTGATTCTATCAAATTTCTGACTGGTGGAGATGACAAACGGGATCATGGAACTAGAAGGACATATGGACCTCTCGTGTCTGGAATTGCTTACTGTATTTCTTCTTGCAGCATGATTTTACTGAACAAAGTAGTCCTATCAAGTTATGGCTTCAATGCTGGAGTATCGTTGATGTTTTATCAG AATTTTATCTGTTCTGTGGTTGTTCTATTGTTGGGTTTTAGTGGAGCTGTCTCGGTGGAAAAGCTGAATTGGAAACTTATAATGGTCTGGCTCCccatcaatatcatcttcattggCATGCTTGTATCAGGCATGTATAG TTTGAAATACATAAATATTGCGATGGTGACGATTCTGAAGAATGTGACAAATATTTTAACAGCAATCGGAGAGCTATATATTTTCAGGAAGCATCAGAATCAGAAAGTGTGGACTGCAATGTTTTTAATG ATCATCTCTGCAATTAGTGGAGGTATCACAGATCTCTCTTTCAATGCTGGCGGCTATGCTTGGCAAATTTTGAATTGTGTTCTAACAGCAAGCTATTCG CTCACGCTCCGGCAGGTCATGGACAAAGCTCAACAGTTCACAGGATCTGGATCACTTAATGAAATTTCAATGGTGTTGCTGAATAACttattatctttacctttggctATAATATTGATATTCTTGTTTGATGAATGGGAATATGTAAAGAACAC GGATGTGATTAAGATGCCTGAATTTTGGCTGGTTTCAACAGCTAGTGGATTTCTTGGACTTGCCATTAGCTTCACCTCTATGTGGTTTTTGCATCAAACTGGCCCCACCACTTATAG TTTGGTGGGTTCCTTGAACAAGATTCCCATATCTATTGCTGGTCTAGTGATGTTCAATGTCCCGCTTAGTCTCCCAAACTTCTTCAGCATACTATTTG GTCTATTTGCTGGAGTGTTCTTTGCCTGGGCCAAAATGTCCTGA